From Vigna unguiculata cultivar IT97K-499-35 chromosome 5, ASM411807v1, whole genome shotgun sequence, the proteins below share one genomic window:
- the LOC114184266 gene encoding F-box/FBD/LRR-repeat protein At1g16930-like: MAEPSAKILRRTLDQTLHGEADNIDRLSVLPESVLLSILSRLDLKEAAATSVLSTAWRDLFLNLPYVQLNFNGNGNPPDHPRLFHLFTLFINRILRERNPEIPIKAFWLTVKNFTERMKLDYNSLMMSIAAAMSTCKMMTIDYAIGSCSEGTEVSSLPLPPAMFMSETLTRLRLTLSVGWDLPENVWMPNLRYAYFIPYRLTHENSTQRFLDGCPRLDCLMFTIRATPTRDEPRVKTLRVSSSSLRVLRVGWDPIGERGMSINVKSESLERLILYLRGGHNVNVDAPNLKFLDICGHVLQMNIIRGFPLIDEAVIDVAYAAQGTYWKDFHADTKKASTFFKELQNVRVLSVSEPIIKALFVHANELPTFSNMYKIKFIPDYSLDEFTRNGIQDVFFNLFQRCPNLQVLSFHDKIDMLSSSNVFDIELETVFPITMVQNLKELQISEFKGEQMEYMLLKFFLKNGQSLQIISLRKDASKKAGRYTWPRKQKKKILSFRRKCTKECEIIFK; this comes from the exons ATGGCGGAACCTTCAGCAAAGATCCTTAGACGAACCCTAGATCAAACCCTACATGGAGAAGCTGATAACATTGATAGACTCAGTGTACTTCCCGAATCTGTTCTTCTCTCCATTCTCTCACGCTTGGACCTCAAAGAAGCTGCAGCCACCTCAGTTTTATCCACAGCCTGGAGAGACCTTTTCTTAAACCTTCCCTATGTTCAGTTGAATTTCAATGGAAATGGCAATCCTCCTGATCATCCTAGACTCTTTCACCTGTTCACACTCTTTATTAACAGAATTCTTCGAGAGAGAAACCCAGAAATACCCATTAAAGCTTTCTGGCTAACTGTGAAGAATTTCACTGAAAGGATGAAACTTGATTATAATTCATTGATGATGTCCATAGCTGCTGCAATGTCCACTTGCAAGATGATGACCATTGATTACGCTATTGGTTCCTGTAGTGAAGGTACTGAGGTATCTTCACTTCCTCTTCCACCTGCAATGTTTATGTCAGAGACTCTAACTCGTTTGCGTCTAACCCTTTCTGTGGGGTGGGATCTTCCGGAAAATGTTTGGATGCCCAATCTAAGGTACGCTTACTTCATTCCATATAGATTGACGCATGAGAATTCTACTCAGAGGTTTCTGGATGGGTGCCCTAGGCTAGATTGTCTAATGTTTACGATTAGGGCCACACCAACGAGGGATGAGCCTAGAGTAAAAACTCTTCGCGTGTCAAGTTCCTCCCTGAGAGTTTTAAGGGTTGGTTGGGATCCGATAGGTGAAAGAGGGATGAGTATTAATGTGAAGTCTGAAAGTCTTGAGAGGTTGATATTATATCTTAGGGGAGGTCACAATGTTAATGTGGATGCACCAAATCTGAAATTCTTGGACATTTGCGGTCATGTGCTTCAAATGAACATCATTCGAGGTTTTCCTTTAATTGATGAGGCAGTTATAGATGTTGCATATGCGGCTCAGGGCACATATTGGAAAGACTTTCATGCAGATACTAAAAAAGCTTCTACCTTTTTCAAAGAGTTGCAAAACGTGAGAGTACTCAGCGTATCTGAACCCATCAtaaag GCTCTCTTTGTTCATGCAAATGAGTTGCCGACTTTCAGCAACATGTATAAGATCAAGTTTATCCCTGATTATTCTCTTGATGAATTTACCCGTAACGGCATTCAGGATGTGTTCTTCAACTTGTTTCAAAGATGTCCTAACCTGCAAGTGCTTTCCTTTCATGATAAGATAGAT ATGTTGAGCAGCAGCAACGTCTTTGATATCGAACTTGAAACTGTTTTCCCTATTACAATGGTTCAAAATCTGAAGGAATTACAAATTTCTGAGTTCAAAGGTGAACAAATGGAATACATGCTGCTGAAATTTTTCTTGAAGAACGGACAATCTTTACAGATTATTTCTCTGAGAAAAGATGCTTCGAAAAAGGCAGGTAGGTATACTTGGCCgcgaaaacaaaaaaagaaaattctctCCTTCCGGAGGAAGTGCACAAAAGAGTGTGAGATTATATTCAAATAG